The Bombus terrestris chromosome 4, iyBomTerr1.2, whole genome shotgun sequence genome has a window encoding:
- the LOC100643279 gene encoding phosphatidylinositol-glycan biosynthesis class F protein, translating into MSVGNKLSQRLLLSYCSFTCIYFPGILILLKLNDNLYNVGKYKFIPVLLILLFAEVIKLMFPMFHSETTLITKTELRTSSRAKRTWSRYLKEIFKFLLAGFLLSIVYYIVIVLFGAPVFMHYEETTMLTVTLTTLTFVPASLHLGVDGALEIITGAQSQKGNVLVDAIKTNIQATLLGTWLGAIVIPLDWDRPWQTWPIPCVLGALLGYTVAHFITLVKTLPMLALDKKVYR; encoded by the coding sequence ATGAGTGTTGGAAACAAATTGAGTCAAAGGTTGCTATTGTCATATTGTTCATTTACTTGCATTTACTTCCCTGGCATTCTGATATTACTTAAGTTAAATGATAATTTGTATAATGTGGGAAAGTATAAATTCATTCCAGTACTATTGATTCTGCTTTTTGCAGAAGTAATCAAATTGATGTTTCCTATGTTTCACTCTGAAACTACGCTTATAACAAAAACTGAATTAAGGACATCTTCAAGAGCTAAAAGAACTTGGTCTAGATatctaaaagaaattttcaaatttctgttAGCAGGTTTCCTTTTATCCATTGTATATTACATTGTAATTGTATTGTTTGGTGCACCAGTATTCATGCATTATGAAGAAACTACTATGCTCACTGTCACACTGACTACACTTACATTTGTTCCTGCAAGTTTGCATTTAGGAGTGGATGGTGCACTAGAAATAATAACAGGAGCACAATCACAAAAAGGCAATGTTTTAGTAGATGCTATAAAGACAAACATTCAAGCTACTCTTTTAGGCACATGGTTGGGTGCTATTGTGATTCCACTAGACTGGGATCGACCATGGCAAACTTGGCCAATTCCATGTGTTTTAGGTGCTCTCCTTGGCTATACAGTTGCACATTTTATTACACTTGTAAAAACATTACCTATGTTGGCATTAGATAAGAAAGTTTACAGATAA
- the LOC100643155 gene encoding alcohol dehydrogenase class-3, whose product MSNTTGKVIKCKAAVAWKEKQPLSLEEVEVAPPKAHEVRIKVVAVALCHTDAYTLDGLDPEGIFPCVLGHEGSGIVESVGEDVTEFKPGDHVIPLYIPQCKECKFCMHPSTNLCSKIRVTQGKGLMPDGTSRFTCKGQTLAHFMGCSTFSEYTVVADISLAKIDPVAPLDKVCLLGCGVPTGYGAAVNTAKVTPGSSCAIWGLGAVGLAVAFGCKQAGAKRIIGVDLNTSKFELAKKFGCTEFLNPKDYNKPIQEVLVELTDGGLDFTFECVGNVNTMRAALESCHKGWGTSVIVGVAAAGQEISTRPFQLVTGRVWKGTAFGGWKSKDSVPNLVQDYMAKKLILDEFITHNLPFNKVNEGFDLLHSGNCLRVVLKY is encoded by the exons ATGTCAAACACAACTGGAAAg GTAATTAAATGTAAAGCTGCTGTAGCGTGGAAGGAGAAACAGCCTCTCTCGTTAGAAGAAGTTGAAGTTGCACCACCAAAAGCTCATGAAGTAAGAATTAAAGTTGTAGCTGTAGCTTTGTGCCATACTGATGCCTATACTTTAGATGGGTTAGATCCAGAAGGAATTTTTCCTTGTGTTCTTGGTCATGAAGGCAGTGGTATTGTTGAAAGTGTTGGGGAAGATGTTACCGAATTTAAACCTG GTGATCATGTGATTCCATTATATATTCCCCAATGTAAAGAGTGCAAATTCTGTATGCATCCAAGCACAAACTTATGTAGCAAAATTCGTGTTACACAAGGCAAAGGTTTAATGCCTGATGGTACTTCTAGATTTACTTGCAAGGGACAAACCCTTGCCCATTTCATGGGTTGCTCTACTTTTTCTGAATATACTGTAGTGGCAGACATTTCTCTTGCTAAG ATTGATCCTGTTGCACCACTTGATAAAGTATGTTTGTTGGGATGTGGAGTACCTACTGGATATGGTGCTGCTGTAAACACTGCTAAGGTAACACCTGGAAGTTCATGTGCTATATGGGGATTAGGTGCAGTGGGATTGGCAGTTGCATTTGGTTGTAAGCAAGCTGGTGCCAAGCGTATTATTGGAGTAGATCTGAATACAAGTAAATTTGAGTTGG CTAAAAAGTTTGGATGTACTGAATTTCTTAACCCTAAAGATTATAACAAACCAATCCAGGAAGTGTTAGTAGAATTAACTGATGGTGGACTAGATTTTACTTTTGAATGTGTTGGTAATGTGAACACTATG aGAGCTGCATTGGAATCTTGTCATAAGGGTTGGGGCACATCCGTTATAGTGGGTGTAGCTGCAGCTGGTCAAGAAATTAGCACTCGTCCATTCCAATTGGTAACGGGACGCGTGTGGAAAGGGACTGCGTTTGGTGGATGGAAGTCCAAAGATAGTGTTCCCAACTTGGTGCAAGATTACATggcaaaaaaattaattcttgaTGAATTTATTACACATAATCTTCCGTTCAATAAGGTTAATGAGGGATTCGATTTGTTACATTCAGGCAACTG CTTAAGAGTAGTgctcaaatattaa